The following proteins are encoded in a genomic region of Alphaproteobacteria bacterium:
- a CDS encoding oligopeptide transporter, OPT family → MSNQSNSDIDIYKNAREFTLRAVLLGLIATATFTASNLYLSLKVGLSIASSIPAAVISMAIFRSFKDNNILENNIVQTIVSSAGTLTAVIFVLPALLITGYWAGFDYWYTLGICVTGGTLGVMFSIPLRRAMIVESDLRFPEGVAAAEILKVGSRQLDEEKLAHDTDPTDIEHGSKGITELVIGTGVGAVFKILQDGFKFIGEEVSVWFNLNGRIFGMGTGVTIAIIAAGYLAGMNAGISFLIGTAIAWLIALPAMFVVDPSLSGEELMKAAYGFWAKDIRFIGVGAMAVAALWTLVILMKPIAKGLKSSFVQMQTVKKSSYSAIKRTDFDLPIHYVILVSLILMIPLFHMFKSTLLEEPLALSGIMIIQILLICTVFTFIFGFLLSAAAGYMAGLAGSSNSPISGLSITCILCLSFLLYWFVGKENLMIPGSNNMKGLMGLILFVSSVVLSIACIANDNLQDLKTGQLVQATPYKQQLALVIGVIIGAIVIPPILNLLHEAYGFVGAIPRADMDPSVALAAPQANLAAVLIQAIFNDNLNWPMIQIGMGVAVFFIILDMFLTSKNPKYSIPVLGVGMGIYLPFTIGMPLFLGSLFSWIVNRRIASNAKKIASANDKETYVKVSEKKGMLIASGFIVGESLIGILMAILIVSTGSQTPLALMPASFTPTANILAALLIFAIGFWSYRHITSKGK, encoded by the coding sequence ATGAGTAACCAATCAAATTCAGATATTGATATTTATAAGAATGCGCGCGAATTTACGCTAAGAGCTGTCCTATTAGGCCTTATTGCCACAGCAACCTTTACAGCTTCAAACTTATACCTTTCTCTAAAAGTCGGTCTTTCAATTGCCAGCTCAATTCCCGCAGCTGTGATTTCAATGGCAATCTTCAGATCTTTTAAAGATAACAACATCCTTGAAAACAACATTGTTCAAACCATTGTTTCCTCTGCCGGAACTCTCACAGCTGTTATCTTTGTACTGCCTGCGCTTCTGATTACAGGCTACTGGGCAGGTTTTGACTATTGGTATACACTTGGCATTTGCGTCACTGGTGGAACCCTTGGTGTCATGTTCAGTATTCCGCTCCGTAGAGCTATGATCGTCGAAAGTGACTTACGATTCCCTGAAGGCGTTGCTGCAGCTGAAATTTTGAAAGTTGGTAGCCGTCAGCTTGATGAAGAGAAATTAGCTCACGATACTGATCCAACCGATATCGAACATGGCTCTAAAGGGATTACTGAACTCGTTATTGGAACAGGCGTTGGCGCTGTCTTTAAAATTCTTCAAGATGGCTTTAAATTCATTGGCGAAGAAGTCTCTGTTTGGTTCAATCTTAATGGCCGTATCTTTGGTATGGGTACAGGTGTTACAATTGCGATTATCGCTGCTGGTTATTTGGCTGGTATGAATGCAGGTATCTCATTCTTAATTGGTACAGCGATTGCTTGGCTGATTGCTTTACCCGCTATGTTTGTGGTTGACCCATCTCTCTCTGGTGAAGAACTCATGAAAGCAGCTTATGGCTTCTGGGCGAAAGATATCCGATTCATCGGCGTGGGTGCAATGGCTGTTGCCGCACTTTGGACATTGGTTATTTTGATGAAACCAATCGCTAAAGGTCTTAAATCTTCATTTGTTCAAATGCAAACTGTTAAAAAGAGTTCTTATAGTGCGATCAAAAGAACAGATTTTGACCTACCAATTCACTATGTGATTCTTGTGTCTCTTATTCTTATGATTCCTCTATTCCATATGTTTAAGTCAACTCTTCTTGAAGAACCGCTGGCTTTAAGCGGTATCATGATCATTCAAATCCTTTTGATCTGTACTGTGTTCACATTCATTTTTGGATTCTTACTCTCAGCAGCCGCAGGTTATATGGCAGGACTTGCAGGGTCTTCAAACTCACCAATCTCAGGCCTATCCATCACTTGTATTCTCTGTTTAAGCTTCCTACTTTACTGGTTTGTAGGCAAAGAAAACTTGATGATTCCAGGATCGAACAATATGAAAGGTCTTATGGGACTCATCCTTTTTGTATCGTCCGTTGTTCTAAGCATTGCTTGTATTGCAAATGATAACTTACAAGATTTAAAAACGGGACAATTGGTTCAAGCAACACCTTACAAACAGCAGCTTGCCTTGGTGATTGGTGTTATTATTGGCGCTATCGTGATTCCGCCAATCTTAAACTTACTCCATGAAGCTTACGGATTTGTAGGAGCCATTCCACGTGCTGACATGGATCCTTCTGTTGCCTTGGCAGCACCTCAAGCAAACTTAGCAGCTGTTTTGATTCAAGCTATCTTTAATGACAATCTAAACTGGCCAATGATTCAAATCGGAATGGGCGTTGCTGTTTTCTTTATCATTTTAGATATGTTCCTAACCTCAAAAAACCCTAAATACTCTATCCCTGTTTTGGGCGTTGGCATGGGAATCTACCTTCCATTCACAATTGGCATGCCTTTATTCCTTGGAAGTCTTTTCTCATGGATTGTCAATCGCAGAATCGCAAGCAATGCAAAAAAGATAGCATCTGCAAACGACAAAGAAACTTACGTTAAAGTGTCTGAGAAAAAAGGAATGCTCATCGCATCAGGTTTTATTGTTGGAGAATCACTCATTGGTATTCTGATGGCAATTTTGATTGTCTCAACAGGTAGCCAAACGCCTTTAGCACTAATGCCTGCATCCTTTACACCAACAGCAAATATTTTAGCAGCCTTGCTGATTTTTGCGATCGGATTTTGGTCTTACAGACACATCACCTCTAAAGGAAAATAA
- a CDS encoding PAS-domain containing protein, whose protein sequence is MKEIPIKNFPIFVLITSFIFLLAIYLNYYFTIITFDHIQDLFSSLLLYQNTFFLCLLSGMLYCIYHLTQKIKAKNKEIIDAHHTQTNLEKIINTSCLHYFLITDGKHVEWLKKNLTPESYQDYITYEKKLLNSNKPFLLNGIGVPSHSHQPYYKIKGTFAGPNRTYPIIIIHENTDTVIEQDQLRKIIQDVKLELKLWQTLLEEFSIPIWLENTLGQVRWSNKAYKELYDQGSTKNDLYDADLLAEIEKNIGEYVHLIGPLADEQNQNKIINVNVNGQYKKYQFKGIPLKDENAVLFDDQIQDGNFYLGFVTDVTERESYKTLLNRHVAGQQKLFETLNIAIGIYGPDTKLDFCNQAYAQLWQLNSEWLEQRPPYLQVIEDIRIRKRLPDHTSFQEFREHRIRLFTSLIEPHEDMFYLPDGRVFHSTIVPHPYGGLIFIQSDVTTNLSMEGRYQILQAVQRETLNNMAEGIAVFGSDGLLKLCNPAYCDIFKLEETDFIENTHVQKISQIIASHIFGKKVKSKEKLSQTLISLALERHQHTGTLKLDGSRIIRFSVVPLPDGANLNTFLDITDSVMAAQNLKEKNAALKETDQFKSEFIAAASLNLKMPLNSIMGFSEILEAQYLGALNEKQREYLQLIREESQKILHSIQNILNLTSIEANKLNLTLTEISVPTLLNEVRLHLDSSQSKINLKIAIAKGVTTFALDAERIRQILFSLFLHLSDIKKKNAPVTLDVKKANDQNLIFALSCPLDLKTLTKELEAAPVPDDENELLEYLTDNVNFTLANDLIELHQGKILMSYTNQTLHIKIEFSQQTETIKQLAS, encoded by the coding sequence TTGAAAGAAATTCCAATCAAAAATTTCCCAATTTTTGTTCTCATTACGAGTTTCATTTTTCTTCTCGCTATATATCTTAATTATTATTTCACAATCATTACTTTTGACCATATCCAAGATTTATTTTCATCGCTTCTGCTTTATCAAAACACCTTCTTTTTATGTCTACTCTCAGGCATGCTCTATTGTATTTATCACCTAACTCAAAAAATTAAAGCAAAAAACAAAGAAATTATTGATGCACATCATACTCAAACGAATCTAGAAAAAATCATCAACACCAGCTGCCTTCATTATTTTCTTATCACAGACGGCAAACACGTTGAATGGCTCAAGAAGAATCTTACGCCCGAATCATACCAAGACTACATCACGTATGAAAAAAAATTACTCAACTCAAACAAACCATTTTTGCTCAATGGCATTGGGGTTCCATCTCATTCTCATCAACCTTATTACAAAATCAAAGGCACTTTTGCAGGGCCAAACCGCACTTACCCGATTATCATCATTCATGAAAATACGGATACCGTCATTGAACAAGACCAACTCAGAAAAATCATTCAAGATGTGAAGCTCGAGCTTAAATTATGGCAAACTTTGCTTGAAGAATTCTCTATACCGATTTGGCTCGAAAATACTTTAGGGCAAGTACGCTGGTCTAATAAAGCTTACAAAGAGCTTTATGATCAAGGATCAACAAAAAATGACCTATATGATGCAGATCTTTTAGCTGAGATTGAAAAAAACATCGGGGAGTATGTCCATCTCATCGGCCCTCTTGCAGATGAGCAAAATCAAAACAAAATTATCAATGTCAATGTCAATGGTCAATATAAGAAATATCAATTCAAAGGCATCCCTTTAAAAGATGAAAATGCCGTCTTATTTGATGACCAGATCCAGGATGGAAATTTCTACCTTGGTTTTGTGACAGATGTCACAGAAAGAGAATCTTATAAAACACTCCTCAATCGTCATGTTGCGGGTCAACAAAAACTCTTTGAAACGCTTAATATTGCAATTGGAATTTACGGACCAGATACAAAACTTGATTTCTGCAATCAAGCCTATGCGCAGCTTTGGCAACTCAACAGTGAATGGCTCGAACAAAGGCCACCTTATTTACAAGTGATTGAAGATATCCGCATCCGTAAAAGATTACCAGATCACACAAGTTTCCAAGAATTCAGAGAACATCGGATTCGCCTCTTTACATCTCTGATTGAACCGCATGAAGATATGTTTTATCTCCCTGATGGCCGTGTTTTCCATAGTACAATTGTTCCTCACCCTTACGGAGGCCTTATCTTTATCCAAAGCGATGTCACAACCAATCTATCTATGGAAGGTAGATATCAAATTCTACAAGCTGTCCAGCGCGAAACACTCAATAATATGGCTGAAGGTATTGCCGTTTTTGGATCAGATGGCTTACTCAAACTCTGTAATCCTGCTTATTGTGACATTTTCAAGCTTGAAGAAACTGATTTTATTGAAAATACACATGTGCAAAAAATCTCACAAATCATTGCCTCACATATTTTTGGCAAAAAAGTAAAATCAAAAGAGAAGTTGTCTCAAACTTTGATTTCTCTTGCTCTTGAAAGACATCAGCACACAGGAACACTCAAACTTGACGGCTCACGCATCATACGTTTTTCTGTTGTTCCCTTACCAGATGGCGCTAACTTGAATACATTCTTAGATATAACAGATAGCGTCATGGCAGCACAAAACTTAAAAGAAAAAAATGCGGCCCTCAAGGAAACAGATCAATTTAAATCAGAATTTATTGCAGCAGCATCCTTGAATTTAAAAATGCCGCTCAATTCAATCATGGGCTTTTCTGAAATTCTAGAAGCTCAATATCTTGGAGCCTTGAATGAAAAACAACGGGAATATCTCCAACTCATCAGAGAAGAAAGTCAAAAAATTCTACACTCTATCCAAAACATCTTGAACCTAACATCTATTGAAGCCAACAAATTAAATTTAACGCTCACTGAAATTTCTGTCCCAACCCTTTTAAATGAGGTTAGACTCCATCTTGATTCATCGCAATCAAAAATCAATTTAAAAATCGCAATTGCAAAAGGTGTAACGACTTTTGCACTTGATGCAGAACGCATCCGCCAGATCTTATTCAGTCTCTTTTTACATCTCTCGGACATCAAAAAGAAAAATGCACCTGTTACACTCGATGTCAAAAAAGCGAATGATCAAAATTTAATTTTTGCTCTCTCGTGCCCATTAGATTTAAAAACCCTCACTAAAGAATTAGAGGCCGCTCCAGTTCCTGATGATGAAAATGAACTCCTTGAATATTTGACTGATAATGTGAATTTCAC